Proteins found in one Microbacterium sp. LWS13-1.2 genomic segment:
- a CDS encoding DUF349 domain-containing protein: MPAAGDDAAEGEPEVVDIEVVGVDVVEVVDESGVTEVEVVEVIVETVPSAAAASAGEPWGRVDDDGTVSVREADGWRVVGQYPDGSAEEALAYFQRKYNDLASEVTLLEVRHRRGGASASDLRSTARTINGKLQDAAAVGDLASLVARVAALTKTLAAESETEAVAAREAVDDAVKARTELVEKAEALATRDPRTVQWKQATTELNALFDQWQAQQQNGPRLPKSTAQQLWKRFRDARATVDKHRRAFYAELDEAHKGVRDRKTRLVERAEALAPKGEDGIPAYRELLDEWKTAGRAGKKVDDALWARFKAAGDALYGARIERETADLEASREKIEQKRALLEEAKPVSDERDIAKARATLTAVQRRWDEVGRIFPRDTERSLDDELRRIENALRSREEADWKRNDPEQKARANDMTRQLTDAIRKLEDELEAAKKSGDERAIANASDALEARRTWLKALGG; this comes from the coding sequence ATGCCCGCAGCCGGCGACGACGCGGCCGAGGGCGAGCCCGAGGTCGTCGACATCGAGGTCGTCGGGGTGGACGTCGTCGAGGTCGTGGACGAGTCCGGTGTGACCGAGGTCGAGGTTGTCGAGGTCATCGTCGAGACGGTCCCGTCCGCCGCTGCCGCGTCTGCGGGTGAACCGTGGGGCCGTGTCGACGACGACGGTACCGTCTCGGTCCGCGAGGCCGACGGGTGGCGGGTCGTGGGACAGTACCCCGACGGCTCGGCCGAAGAGGCGCTCGCCTACTTCCAGCGCAAGTACAACGACCTGGCGAGCGAGGTGACGCTGCTCGAAGTGCGCCACCGCCGCGGCGGGGCATCCGCGTCCGACCTGCGCTCGACCGCCCGCACCATCAACGGCAAGCTGCAGGACGCCGCGGCCGTCGGCGATCTCGCGAGCCTGGTCGCTCGCGTCGCCGCACTCACGAAGACCCTCGCCGCCGAGTCCGAGACCGAGGCCGTCGCCGCCCGCGAGGCCGTCGACGACGCGGTGAAGGCGCGCACCGAACTCGTCGAGAAGGCCGAGGCCCTGGCCACCCGCGACCCGCGCACCGTGCAGTGGAAGCAGGCGACCACCGAGCTGAACGCGCTCTTCGACCAGTGGCAGGCGCAGCAGCAGAACGGACCTCGACTGCCCAAGTCGACCGCCCAGCAGCTGTGGAAGCGATTCCGCGACGCCCGGGCAACGGTGGACAAGCACCGCCGCGCGTTCTACGCCGAGCTGGACGAGGCGCACAAGGGCGTTCGCGACCGCAAGACCCGCCTGGTCGAGAGGGCCGAGGCCCTCGCCCCGAAGGGCGAGGACGGCATCCCCGCCTACCGTGAGCTGCTCGACGAGTGGAAGACGGCCGGTCGTGCCGGCAAGAAGGTGGACGACGCCCTGTGGGCGCGGTTCAAGGCTGCAGGCGATGCGCTGTACGGCGCACGGATCGAGCGGGAGACCGCTGATCTCGAGGCCTCGCGCGAGAAGATCGAGCAGAAGCGGGCGCTTCTCGAGGAGGCGAAGCCCGTCTCCGACGAACGCGACATCGCGAAGGCGCGTGCGACCCTGACGGCCGTGCAGCGGCGCTGGGACGAGGTCGGCCGGATCTTCCCGCGCGACACCGAGCGCTCGCTCGACGACGAGCTGCGTCGCATCGAGAACGCCCTGCGCTCGCGCGAGGAGGCCGACTGGAAGCGCAACGACCCGGAGCAGAAGGCCCGCGCGAACGACATGACCCGCCAGCTGACGGATGCGATCCGCAAGCTGGAGGACGAACTCGAGGCAGCCAAGAAGTCGGGCGACGAGCGGGCGATCGCGAACGCGTCCGACGCGCTGGAGGCGCGGCGTACGTGGCTCAAGGCGCTCGGCGGCTGA
- a CDS encoding preprotein translocase subunit YajC: MDFATFLSNYGLIILLVVLLVFMFWSSRRRMQKQKAEQEEKARQTVPGSEVLLQGGLYGTIVSYDADNLDQPAIVELAPGVQIKVHSQAILRVVTPEVGVVTEDEYLAAEESHAEYAEGVANGDITSISDDQSAAGGKDKIDPDAEPGTKPQG; this comes from the coding sequence ATGGACTTCGCTACGTTCCTGAGCAATTACGGCCTCATCATCCTGCTGGTCGTGCTCCTCGTCTTCATGTTCTGGAGCTCACGCCGCCGCATGCAGAAGCAGAAGGCGGAGCAGGAGGAGAAGGCCCGCCAGACGGTGCCCGGCTCCGAGGTGCTGCTGCAGGGCGGCCTCTACGGCACGATCGTCTCGTACGACGCCGACAATCTCGACCAGCCCGCGATCGTCGAGCTCGCGCCCGGCGTGCAGATCAAGGTCCACAGCCAGGCCATCCTGCGCGTCGTGACCCCCGAGGTCGGCGTCGTGACCGAGGACGAGTACCTCGCCGCCGAAGAGAGCCACGCTGAGTACGCCGAGGGCGTCGCGAACGGCGACATCACCTCGATCAGCGACGACCAGAGTGCCGCCGGCGGCAAGGACAAGATCGATCCCGACGCCGAGCCCGGCACCAAGCCGCAGGGCTGA
- the ruvC gene encoding crossover junction endodeoxyribonuclease RuvC: MASGTSRGRLRVLGIDPGLTRCGVGVVDVAPDRSATLVHVGVVRSDPGAPIEERLALIAAGLRAVLDAHAPDVVAVERVFAQHNRATVMGTAQASGIALLVAGERGIAAATHTPSEVKAAITGYGNADKRQVQTMVARVLRLDELPKPADAADALALALCHAWRGAPSTTAASGPLTPAQRAWADAERVARR, encoded by the coding sequence GTGGCATCCGGAACCTCTCGCGGTCGTCTGCGCGTGCTCGGGATCGACCCGGGCCTGACGCGCTGCGGTGTGGGCGTCGTGGATGTCGCACCCGATCGCTCCGCGACCCTCGTGCACGTGGGCGTCGTCCGGTCGGATCCGGGCGCCCCGATCGAGGAGCGTCTGGCGCTGATCGCCGCCGGGCTGCGTGCCGTGCTCGACGCGCACGCGCCCGACGTGGTCGCGGTGGAGCGCGTGTTCGCGCAGCACAACCGCGCCACGGTGATGGGCACCGCGCAGGCGAGCGGCATCGCCCTCCTCGTCGCGGGGGAGCGCGGCATCGCCGCCGCCACGCACACGCCGTCGGAGGTGAAGGCCGCGATCACCGGCTACGGCAACGCCGACAAGCGGCAGGTGCAGACCATGGTCGCCCGAGTGCTGCGGCTGGACGAGCTTCCCAAGCCCGCCGACGCCGCGGACGCTCTCGCTCTCGCGCTCTGCCACGCGTGGCGCGGGGCACCCAGCACGACGGCGGCGTCCGGACCCCTCACGCCGGCGCAGCGCGCCTGGGCCGACGCGGAACGCGTCGCCCGCCGCTGA
- a CDS encoding bifunctional (p)ppGpp synthetase/guanosine-3',5'-bis(diphosphate) 3'-pyrophosphohydrolase, producing MTETVPPAQSSSLRRLVPRIFSRSARRDDVEQLLRTVRTHHPKGDLSIVERAYSVAEKAHSGQARQSGEPYITHPLAVAQILADLGLGPRAIAAALLHDTVEDTDYSLETLTSEFGDEVAMLVDGVTKLDKVKYGESAQAETVRKMIVAMSRDIRVLLIKLADRLHNARTWGFVPPEKARKKATETLEIYAPLAHRLGIQAIKSELEDLSFAVLHPKLYAEIDSLVKQRTPQREQYVQNVIASVDSDLRELRIRGRVMGRPKQLYSVYQKMVVRGREFDDIYDLIGIRVLVGSVRDCYAVLGAIHARWTPLPGRFKDYIATPKFNLYQSLHTTVIGPGGRTVEIQIRTHEMHQQAEYGVAAHWKYKEQMNGAKPDSKSLDTDMAWLAHISDWQAETADPGEFLDSLRFEIGAKEVYVFTPKGRVIGLPAGATPVDFAYAVHTEVGHRTMGAKVNGRLVPLESELKSGDVVEVFTSKNPDAGPSQDWLGFVRSTRARNKIRGWFTKERREEAIEQGKESIARAMRRQNLPLQRLMSQDSFTEVAHLLRYEDVSALYAAVGEGHVSTQSVIEKVTALVAANDTTTGPIDLPVVGRTRAPRGGDSGVLVRGAPDILVKLAKCCTPVPGDEVVGFVTRGSGVSVHRTDCTNVKSLMDNPERMIDVEWAPTTKSVFLVQIQVEALDRSGLLSDVTRVLSEHHVNILSATVSTSNDRLALSRFVFEMGDIVHLDRVLNAVRRIDAVYDVYRVTSS from the coding sequence ATGACCGAGACCGTTCCCCCCGCCCAGTCCTCGTCGCTGCGGCGCCTGGTGCCGCGGATCTTCTCGCGCTCCGCGCGCCGGGATGACGTCGAGCAGCTCCTGCGAACGGTGCGCACGCACCACCCGAAGGGCGATCTGTCGATCGTCGAGCGCGCCTACTCGGTCGCCGAGAAGGCGCACTCCGGGCAGGCTCGCCAGAGCGGCGAGCCGTACATCACCCACCCGCTCGCCGTGGCGCAGATCCTCGCGGATCTCGGGCTCGGCCCCCGGGCCATCGCCGCCGCGCTCCTCCACGACACCGTCGAAGACACCGACTACTCGCTCGAGACGCTCACGAGCGAGTTCGGCGACGAGGTCGCCATGCTCGTCGACGGCGTGACCAAGCTCGACAAGGTCAAATACGGCGAGAGCGCGCAGGCCGAGACGGTCCGCAAGATGATCGTCGCGATGTCGCGCGACATCCGCGTGCTCCTCATCAAACTGGCCGACCGCCTGCACAACGCGCGCACATGGGGATTCGTCCCGCCCGAAAAGGCGCGCAAGAAGGCCACCGAGACCCTCGAGATCTACGCGCCCCTCGCGCACCGGCTCGGCATCCAGGCGATCAAGTCCGAGCTCGAGGATCTCTCGTTCGCGGTGCTGCACCCGAAGCTCTACGCCGAGATCGACAGCCTGGTCAAGCAGCGCACCCCGCAGCGCGAGCAGTACGTGCAGAACGTCATCGCCTCCGTCGACAGCGACCTTCGGGAACTGCGGATCCGCGGTCGCGTGATGGGCCGGCCGAAGCAGCTGTACTCCGTGTATCAGAAGATGGTGGTGCGCGGCCGCGAGTTCGACGACATCTACGACCTCATCGGCATCCGCGTGCTCGTGGGCAGCGTTCGCGACTGCTACGCCGTGCTCGGCGCGATCCACGCACGCTGGACGCCGCTTCCGGGGCGCTTCAAGGACTACATCGCGACACCGAAGTTCAACCTCTACCAGTCGCTGCACACCACGGTCATCGGTCCCGGCGGCCGCACCGTCGAGATCCAGATCCGCACGCACGAGATGCACCAGCAGGCGGAGTACGGCGTCGCCGCCCACTGGAAGTACAAAGAGCAGATGAACGGCGCCAAGCCGGACTCCAAGTCCCTCGACACCGACATGGCCTGGCTCGCCCACATCTCCGACTGGCAGGCCGAGACGGCCGACCCGGGGGAGTTCCTCGACTCGCTGCGCTTCGAGATCGGCGCCAAGGAGGTCTACGTCTTCACGCCCAAGGGCCGCGTGATCGGGCTTCCTGCGGGTGCGACCCCCGTGGACTTCGCCTACGCGGTGCACACCGAGGTGGGTCACCGTACGATGGGCGCGAAGGTGAACGGCCGCCTGGTGCCGCTGGAATCCGAGTTGAAGAGCGGCGACGTCGTCGAGGTGTTCACCTCGAAGAACCCCGATGCCGGACCGAGTCAGGACTGGCTCGGGTTCGTCCGGAGCACCCGCGCGCGCAACAAGATCCGCGGCTGGTTCACGAAGGAGCGCCGCGAGGAGGCGATCGAGCAGGGCAAGGAGTCGATCGCACGCGCGATGCGCCGGCAGAACCTCCCCTTGCAGCGGCTCATGAGCCAGGACTCGTTCACCGAGGTCGCCCACCTGCTGCGCTATGAGGACGTCTCGGCGCTGTACGCCGCGGTCGGCGAAGGTCACGTCTCGACCCAGTCGGTGATCGAGAAGGTCACCGCGCTGGTCGCCGCCAACGACACGACGACCGGTCCGATCGACCTGCCGGTCGTCGGACGGACCCGCGCACCGCGCGGCGGCGACTCGGGAGTCCTCGTCCGCGGCGCCCCCGACATCCTGGTCAAGCTCGCGAAGTGCTGCACCCCGGTGCCGGGCGATGAGGTCGTCGGCTTCGTGACCCGCGGCAGCGGCGTCTCGGTGCACCGGACGGACTGCACCAACGTCAAGTCCCTGATGGACAACCCGGAGCGCATGATCGACGTCGAGTGGGCTCCCACGACGAAGAGCGTGTTCCTCGTGCAGATCCAGGTCGAGGCGCTCGACCGCTCGGGCCTGTTGAGCGACGTCACCCGCGTGCTCAGCGAGCACCACGTGAACATCCTCTCGGCGACGGTCTCGACGTCGAACGACCGCCTGGCTCTCAGCCGCTTCGTGTTCGAGATGGGCGACATCGTCCACCTCGACCGGGTGCTCAACGCCGTGCGCCGCATCGACGCCGTCTACGACGTGTACCGCGTCACGTCCTCCTGA
- the secD gene encoding protein translocase subunit SecD — protein sequence MATSTPVRHAWRALTGLLAITAILFGINALGVYVFGQSSWTPALALDLQGGTQIVLEAQTEDGADPSAEQMEQAVTIIRQRVDASGVGEAEVTTQAGNQIVVQIPGQADEETRNRIEASAQLQLRAVLYAGDPATEFVGEDGNATPYPTPDPTLQATPTTAPTDGSDTAWITPALQAEFLAYDCADPDNDPANAPADEPLITCDADGSVKYILGPVELDGSSIDDATFGLQQTNNQWAVNLSFDGEGTTTFGEISQRLYGAQAPLNQFAFVLDGYVLSAPSMNGVILDGKPSITGSFTQESAKVLADQLKYGALPLSFTVESSNSISATLGSQQLQIGLIAGLIGLVLVAIYSLIVYRALGFIIIASLAVMAVLTYVTLCILAWRMGFRLSLAGVAGLIVTIGFTADSFIVYFERIRDELRDGKSITAAVEDGWGRAKRTIYISKSINILAAVVLYILADSTVKGFAFTLGLTTAIDVLIFILFTHPVLQLLARTRFFGSGHPLSGLDPTALGAVYRGRAQFREPVVATGAAGRRNVKARGEAARRQTIAERKQAELAAADSAKPGKTLKEGDD from the coding sequence GTGGCGACATCCACCCCCGTCCGGCATGCATGGCGCGCGCTGACCGGACTCCTCGCGATCACCGCGATCCTGTTCGGCATCAACGCGCTCGGCGTGTACGTGTTCGGTCAGAGCTCCTGGACGCCGGCCCTCGCCCTCGACCTGCAGGGCGGCACCCAGATCGTCCTCGAAGCGCAGACCGAGGACGGCGCCGACCCCTCCGCTGAGCAGATGGAGCAGGCGGTCACGATCATCCGCCAGCGCGTCGACGCATCCGGCGTCGGCGAGGCCGAGGTGACCACCCAGGCCGGAAACCAGATCGTCGTGCAGATCCCGGGTCAGGCCGACGAGGAGACCCGTAACCGCATCGAGGCCTCCGCGCAGCTCCAGCTGCGCGCGGTGCTGTATGCCGGCGACCCGGCGACGGAGTTCGTGGGCGAAGACGGCAACGCCACGCCGTACCCGACCCCCGACCCGACGCTGCAGGCGACGCCGACGACTGCGCCCACCGACGGCAGCGACACGGCGTGGATCACCCCCGCGCTGCAGGCCGAGTTCCTCGCGTACGACTGCGCGGACCCGGACAACGATCCTGCGAACGCGCCCGCCGACGAGCCGCTCATCACCTGCGACGCCGACGGTTCGGTGAAGTACATCCTCGGTCCGGTCGAGCTCGACGGCTCGTCGATCGACGATGCGACGTTCGGCCTGCAGCAGACCAACAACCAGTGGGCCGTCAACCTCTCGTTCGACGGTGAGGGCACGACGACGTTCGGCGAGATCAGCCAGCGGCTGTACGGCGCGCAGGCGCCGCTCAACCAGTTCGCGTTCGTGCTCGACGGCTACGTCCTCTCGGCGCCGTCGATGAACGGCGTGATCCTCGACGGCAAGCCGAGCATCACGGGCAGCTTCACCCAGGAGTCGGCGAAGGTGCTCGCCGACCAGCTGAAGTACGGCGCACTGCCGCTGAGCTTCACCGTGGAGAGCTCGAACTCGATCTCGGCGACGCTCGGATCCCAGCAGCTGCAGATCGGTCTCATCGCGGGTCTCATCGGCCTCGTGCTCGTCGCGATCTACTCGCTTATCGTGTACCGCGCGCTCGGCTTCATCATCATCGCGTCACTGGCGGTGATGGCGGTGCTCACCTACGTCACACTGTGCATCCTCGCCTGGCGCATGGGCTTCCGCCTGTCGCTCGCCGGCGTCGCGGGCCTGATCGTGACGATCGGGTTCACGGCGGACTCGTTCATCGTGTACTTCGAACGCATCCGCGACGAGCTGCGCGACGGCAAGTCCATCACCGCAGCGGTGGAGGACGGCTGGGGCCGCGCGAAGCGGACCATCTACATCTCGAAGTCGATCAACATCCTCGCCGCCGTCGTGCTGTACATCCTCGCGGATTCGACGGTCAAGGGCTTCGCCTTCACCCTCGGCCTCACCACCGCGATCGATGTCCTCATCTTCATCCTGTTCACCCACCCGGTGCTGCAGCTGCTGGCACGCACACGGTTCTTCGGTTCGGGGCATCCGCTGTCCGGGCTCGATCCGACGGCGCTGGGCGCGGTCTACCGCGGCCGCGCGCAGTTCCGCGAGCCCGTGGTCGCCACCGGAGCGGCAGGACGTCGAAACGTCAAGGCCCGTGGCGAAGCCGCCCGCCGCCAGACCATCGCCGAGCGGAAGCAGGCCGAACTGGCCGCCGCCGACAGCGCGAAACCCGGCAAGACCCTCAAGGAGGGAGACGACTGA
- a CDS encoding dioxygenase, whose protein sequence is MATGGKNRDARAARERARLYEARRQFHEGQARRRTRDNLIAGILGGVIVLGLIGAQTAYFVAGPGAPAPSPSSTPTPTATTPEPTPSPTATPEPSATPAPTP, encoded by the coding sequence GTGGCGACCGGTGGCAAGAACCGTGATGCGCGGGCTGCGCGGGAGCGCGCGCGTCTGTATGAGGCGCGACGCCAGTTCCACGAGGGGCAGGCGCGCCGCCGCACCCGCGACAATCTGATCGCCGGCATCCTCGGCGGGGTCATCGTCCTCGGCCTCATCGGCGCGCAGACGGCGTACTTCGTCGCCGGTCCGGGTGCCCCGGCTCCGTCACCCTCGTCTACCCCGACTCCCACGGCGACGACGCCGGAGCCGACCCCCTCGCCGACCGCGACGCCGGAGCCGAGCGCGACGCCGGCGCCGACCCCCTGA
- the secF gene encoding protein translocase subunit SecF, translating to MRSMSQLGNDLYTGKTSFPFVGRRRLWFLIAAILVIGSALVPLFRPIQFSIEFTGGSQFTVSGVASPVDQSLATDAVLSVVPEATTKVVTIGEDAVRVQTDQVTDAESREISTALAEAYDVPEAEVSYAFIGPSWGADVTRTSLWGLAIFLALTFIILALYFRTWKMSVSAIIGLVDVLVITIGVYALFGFEISPAAVIGFLTILSYALYDTTVVFDKIRENTDEDGEVSGRTFGESVNLAVNQTLVRSINTTIVAILPTGAILFIGLIWAGAQTLTDLSLSIFVGTIVAAYSTIFVAAPLYSLLRENEQPIRTRDTRVVAARELAGTPA from the coding sequence ATGCGCTCCATGAGCCAGCTCGGCAACGACCTCTACACGGGCAAGACGTCGTTCCCCTTCGTCGGCCGGCGACGCCTGTGGTTCCTCATCGCCGCGATCCTCGTGATCGGCTCGGCGCTGGTGCCGCTGTTCCGTCCCATCCAGTTCTCGATCGAGTTCACCGGCGGATCCCAATTCACCGTCAGCGGCGTGGCATCGCCGGTCGATCAGTCGCTCGCCACCGACGCCGTCCTGTCAGTCGTGCCCGAAGCGACGACGAAGGTCGTCACGATCGGCGAGGACGCCGTGCGCGTCCAGACCGACCAGGTGACGGATGCCGAGAGCCGCGAGATCTCGACGGCCCTCGCCGAGGCGTACGACGTGCCCGAAGCCGAAGTCAGCTACGCGTTCATCGGTCCCAGCTGGGGCGCCGATGTGACGCGAACGTCGCTCTGGGGTCTCGCGATCTTCCTCGCCCTGACGTTCATCATCCTGGCGCTGTACTTCCGCACCTGGAAGATGTCGGTCTCGGCCATCATCGGCCTGGTGGACGTGCTCGTCATCACGATCGGCGTCTACGCCCTGTTCGGCTTCGAGATCTCGCCGGCGGCCGTCATCGGCTTCCTGACGATCCTCTCGTACGCCCTCTACGACACGACCGTCGTGTTCGACAAGATCAGGGAGAACACCGACGAAGACGGCGAGGTCTCCGGACGCACGTTTGGCGAGTCCGTCAACCTCGCGGTGAACCAGACCCTCGTGCGCTCGATCAACACGACGATCGTCGCGATCCTGCCGACCGGCGCGATCCTGTTCATCGGTCTCATCTGGGCCGGCGCGCAGACGCTCACCGACCTGTCGCTGTCGATCTTCGTGGGAACGATCGTGGCCGCGTACTCGACGATCTTCGTCGCGGCGCCGCTGTACTCGCTGCTGCGTGAGAACGAGCAGCCGATCAGGACGCGCGACACGCGCGTCGTGGCGGCGCGCGAGCTGGCGGGCACCCCGGCCTGA
- the ruvA gene encoding Holliday junction branch migration protein RuvA produces MISSVRGTAVHVDADAVVVEVGGVGLHVAVTPQVARGTHLGDDITLHTSLIVREDALSLFGFESREELTVFGLLLGVTGVGPKSALGVLATLTVPQIADAVSADDDAPFRRVSGIGPKTAKLIVVQLAGKIAVTRPAAPGGTDAAPSAAIPSQVVEALVGLGWSERVAIEAVDTVAAEASDADRASVPALLRRTLATLGPARKEPVSG; encoded by the coding sequence ATGATCTCCTCAGTCCGCGGCACCGCTGTGCACGTCGATGCGGATGCGGTCGTCGTCGAAGTCGGGGGAGTCGGCCTCCACGTCGCAGTGACGCCGCAGGTCGCGCGCGGCACCCACCTCGGCGATGACATCACCCTCCATACGTCGCTCATCGTCCGCGAGGACGCCCTGTCGCTGTTCGGCTTCGAGTCTCGCGAAGAGCTGACCGTGTTCGGTCTGCTCCTGGGCGTCACCGGCGTCGGCCCGAAGTCCGCGCTCGGTGTGCTCGCGACCCTGACGGTGCCGCAGATCGCCGACGCCGTCTCGGCCGACGACGATGCACCGTTCCGCCGCGTCTCGGGGATCGGCCCGAAGACCGCCAAGCTCATCGTGGTGCAGCTGGCCGGCAAGATCGCCGTGACGCGGCCGGCCGCCCCGGGCGGCACGGATGCGGCCCCCTCCGCCGCGATCCCGTCACAGGTCGTGGAGGCGCTGGTCGGGCTCGGCTGGTCCGAGCGTGTCGCGATCGAGGCCGTCGACACGGTCGCCGCCGAGGCGTCCGACGCGGATCGGGCATCGGTGCCCGCCCTGCTGCGGCGGACCCTCGCGACGCTCGGGCCCGCGCGGAAGGAGCCCGTGAGTGGTTGA
- the ruvB gene encoding Holliday junction branch migration DNA helicase RuvB: MVDVREADEPVDETELAIEGALRPSSLAEFVGQQKVRGQMQLLLDAARIQQRPADHILLSGPPGLGKTTLAMIVAYESGRPLRLSSGPAIQHAGDLAALLSSLTPGEVLFIDEVHRMARAAEEMLYLAMEDFRIDIMVGKGAGATSIPLDLAPFTLVGATTRSGLLPNPLRDRFGFTAHLEYYEPEELERVIERSAAMLGVTLPPAARAEIARRSRGTPRIANRLLRRVRDYLVVHGRTGADIAAVDAALDLYDVDRIGLDRLDRAVLDALVRRFRGGPVGLGTLSVAVGEEPDTIESVVEPYLVRIGFMGRTPRGRIAMPEAYAHMGVPAADSVLGFDDL, from the coding sequence GTGGTTGACGTGCGCGAAGCCGACGAGCCGGTCGACGAGACGGAGCTCGCCATCGAGGGCGCGCTGCGCCCCTCGTCGCTCGCAGAGTTCGTCGGACAGCAGAAGGTCCGCGGCCAGATGCAGCTGCTGCTCGATGCGGCCCGCATCCAGCAGCGGCCCGCCGATCACATCCTCCTGTCGGGCCCTCCGGGGCTCGGCAAGACGACCCTCGCGATGATCGTCGCCTACGAGAGCGGGCGCCCGCTGCGCCTCTCGAGCGGGCCCGCGATCCAGCACGCGGGCGACCTCGCGGCGCTGCTGTCGAGCCTCACGCCCGGCGAGGTCCTCTTCATCGACGAGGTGCACCGCATGGCGCGCGCGGCCGAGGAGATGCTGTACCTCGCGATGGAGGACTTCCGCATCGACATCATGGTCGGCAAAGGCGCGGGGGCGACGAGCATCCCGCTCGACCTCGCGCCGTTCACCCTCGTCGGCGCGACGACGAGGTCGGGACTCCTGCCGAACCCGCTGCGCGACCGCTTCGGCTTCACCGCCCACCTCGAGTACTACGAACCCGAAGAGCTCGAGCGGGTGATCGAGCGCTCGGCGGCGATGCTCGGCGTCACGCTGCCGCCGGCTGCTCGCGCCGAGATCGCACGACGCTCGCGCGGCACGCCCCGCATCGCGAACCGCCTGCTGCGTCGTGTCCGCGACTACCTGGTCGTCCACGGCCGGACCGGTGCCGACATCGCCGCCGTCGACGCCGCACTCGACCTCTACGATGTCGACAGGATCGGCCTCGACCGGCTTGACCGCGCCGTGCTCGACGCTCTCGTGCGCCGCTTCCGCGGCGGCCCGGTGGGTCTCGGCACGCTGTCCGTCGCGGTGGGGGAGGAACCAGACACGATCGAGTCCGTCGTCGAGCCGTACCTCGTGCGCATCGGCTTCATGGGCCGCACGCCGCGCGGACGCATCGCCATGCCCGAGGCCTACGCCCACATGGGTGTGCCGGCGGCCGACTCGGTGCTGGGATTCGATGACCTATAA